One Argentina anserina chromosome 6, drPotAnse1.1, whole genome shotgun sequence genomic window, AATGCAGAGTACTAACTCCTCTATCCTTTCTAAATTGTATTCTCTGGAAACTTCTTTGCCAAAGGCCAGACACCGTTGTGAAGGCAGACATTTTGTCAACCTGGATGGGTTCATTCAGAGTGGTCAAATAGCTTCTCTCTAAATACAAGCCAGAGCTCAAAGGACCACTATTATTGGCTAGATGCTTCACCATTGCGATCAAATAACATTTAGCTTCATTTCTCCAGATAGGAGGATTAGTTTCGGTTGCTGATCCCAATAAAACTCCTTCTGGTTCTTCTCCATCACTGATATATTCATCAGCGGGAAGTTCCAGGTTGAACAATCTCCGCTGGAGCTTTTTGACTCCACATTGGCTGGGGCCACAACTGGTTGGCTGGGTGTTTGCAATAGAATTACAATATGGTTGGCCGTTGGCTGCTGATACCAGTAGTCGACATAGATAATTTATGATAAATCAGAACTAACCAAGGGAAACCAGATGAAAAAAGAGGTAATTGTGATGCCGCTGCTGCTTTTTGATGTTTGAACAACTCATTGCTTTTTATCTCATTCATCAAGTCCTTTTGCCTTACGTAATGACGATGAGGTTCATTGAGCTGGACACAAAATCACAGTTAAACATGTTCAAGTATTCGATAACTATCTTGTGGGTACAGAAATTAGAGCTTTGTTAACAAGATCAGATTTCACagcaaaaataaacaaacaaccAAGTTTGTAGAACATAGACCTGATGTTTGAATATAGATTCGTGCTTTGATATCATTTGCTTCACTTGTTCCTTAGTGCATTCATGAAATCCATCAACAACTAGCCTTGTCGAGAGTATGTCATATTGTTCCCCATTCTTCAAGGTTTTGTCCTCGTGGGGTAGGGATCACCATGGCCAACATAGCTAGTTAGAGTCGGTATGGTATAATATCTTGGTAGATACATCTTTGACTGTATTACAGTTCCCGTTCCAGCAGTTGGCCCAAAAAATTGCCAAATTGGTTCAGACATAGAGAGAAGTACTGAACTTCTAAAAATCACTGATAAAGAAACAGAATACTTAGTATCTTTTACCAAAACAACCAGCAGACCTAAAATATGGTCTAACTAGAGACCAAAAATCAAATGCTGAGTGGAATCAATAACAGAAAACTAAGTAATTGAGTAAGCAGATGTCTTTGCTGAATGATCAGCAAGATTCCACATTCCTTCTCTCTCCATTAGTGTACTGAAACTACCATCTTCATTCAAAACCACAAAGATATGCAACAATCCATTATTAAAACCAAAATATTCGTTTATGTGTATCTTGGATATCAATTTTCTACTGCTAGACTCTGATAAATCTAAAAACTTCAAAGCAACTTGCAATAAGGATAAAACTGAATTTGTATGGCTAGTTATGACAACAGAACTAAAATGAACACTGTACAAAGATGTGTGTGGTATCATACCGCAATGGAAGTGCAGTATACACTATGCCCTATCAATAAGCAAACCACTGCTTCAGTCAGTAAGGAATTTTAAGGAAGCAAGATACAACAAAGAAGAAAGACACACAAGCTTCAACTGTTATTGTATTCTAACTAACCATAACAGAACTAAGAAGCACAAGCTTCAACTATTATTGTATTCTAACTAACCATAACAGCACCTAAATCTTGACTAGTATGACATCGATAGAGCTAGTATAACTTAAATGACAGTATACAAAGACATATACGGTATCATATAGCATTGGAAGTACAGTACTACACTATCAATAAGCAAACCATTGATTACTTCAGTATAAATTTGAACGAATACATcacaaagaacaaagaaacaaGTGTGGTACTTTAATAAAACTCATTACTTGTGGCCTCGGCTTTTTGGGTCTGGACCGCCGGAGCTGCATCAACTTATCGGCATTGGCCACACCCAACACCGCCGACTCAAACGTCCCGAAGTTACCGGCAATTCTCTTGTCAGATTCCAAGCTCAAGTGAGCCTCCACCCTATTCGGCACCGCCGCCCCCACCCACTGCCTCGAGTTAAACATGAGCCCAAACTCCGCCGGAACAGAGTCAAACCCACAAGCCGAAATGACCAGAGAGCCCTTCTCCGCCGCCTTATCAAAGTAACTGGCCTCCATTCTCTCCATGAACTCCGGCACTCCGCATATGTCGAGATAGTCGCAGCCGGTCTCGACGCATGCAGCGACGACGGGCTCGCCGTAGAGTCGGAAGGGCCCCACGCAGTTGAGGACGAGGCGGGTTTGGGAGCAGAGGCGGCGGCCCAGTTGAGGGTGTGGGAGAGCTTGGTGGGGTTGCGGCCGGCTAAGGCTAGAGACTTGAGAGGTGAGGAGGGAGTGTTGAGAATGAGAAACTTGAGGGCTTCTTTGACGACGTACTTTCCGGTGAAGCCGGAGGCGCCGAGGATGATGAGATCGTAGGGAGGGTTGGGGAGGTCTGACATGTTTGAGAGTGACTGAGACTCGGAGAAGGATGTTGAAGATGACGAGTTGACtacatatttatattttataatgtGACGCAAGTCCGATGAAACTTGTGTCCACTTGTAGAATGAGGCCTTGAGCCCAACACAGATTGCATACGTGGTGTGACTATGGACTGAATTTGAGCCATCCCGGCCCGGCCCacttttgaaattttaaaatcgcTCCCCGCCCTTTTTCAAAGTCTCTGTTTTCAGCCCCATTTCCAAAATACTGGAACTTCTCAATGAATCAATGATTGGGGGATAGTTCGTGGAAAGATCGTATCGGATAAGTTGACAGTAGAAGCAGATCTACATGACTTGGGTTGCAGCGTTGTGAGATTTGAGATTAATCAAAAGCCTATAGAAGTATAGAACCTGCTATTATATGATTTGGAAACTACCTTGTTAATTCCCTTGTGCTATTGTAATCATAATGCGACAGCTATCAGAATAAAACTAGCATTGTTATCGATCTTTTTCACGAAATTGAATTCTCTATTTACAGCCCAAATCCCAAATCAGAATTAATTTATTACAAACTTGTTCTAGCAGAGTGACATGTTCATATCTTTCATTCTATCTGATGTATCAAAGGTGGCAGATATAGAAATCAAACTGGTATCTCAGTGGTGTGGTTCTGGGATTCATGCTCTGTCTCGCGCCCGTTGTTCCTGATGACCAGGTCTTTCAATTTCTTAGAGGCACGAGCAACTGCTGCAATTGCATTGCTATCCATTAAGCGACGGTTCAAATCAATCAGCTTCTGTTTCACTTCTCCAAATACTCGAAAAACAGGTGCAAGTGCATTATGAAATAGTGTTTTCAGGGACAGGTAAGAGTCGCTCACAAACCATACAAGGCAGATGCACCAGAAGAAGAGTAGGGTCAGTCCGAAAGGTAAAAGAAGGACGAGCAGCTCTATAATAAGGGACAAACTTCCAAGTAAGAGACTGATTTTGATCATCATATCTTCCATATCTGCATTAATGTGATCAGCTAGCGGGACTGCCATCAAAAACAAAGACAGGCCATAAATGCATGTCACAATGATGAATACGTTCATAAGCTGAGTGCCTTGGACCGTCGAATATGGAGAGGCAGTTGGAAACTTGAGTTGGAGGCAGAAGCCAAAGACCCCGATGAGAGAAATTATGCATGTATGCAATTTCACTATAGAATATCCAGGAAGAGCAGCCTCCGTCCTTGTGTTGGTGCTATGACAGAGAAAATTAACTAAGTTAGAACTCTGTTCTTTATCTATGTCAATTAAATTAGAAGAAGCACCGCATtcttagaaaaataaaacaaagtgGGTTGTCTAAAGGTACGGTGTGTTAATTAGTCGAggatataaaaaaaagatgatgGTTTAAAACAGGGGTTTCTTTAATCAATACTGTTGAATTTTGGTAAATCAAGAAGAGGATATTGGCAGCTGGTGTACAAATTGTATAGAAGCCAGGTCCCACGAGGCGGCAACATCCTTCCCACAAGGGTAAAATAAATCTTTCTCTACTCCCCAAACTCATTAACAAGTTAAAACCAACCTCACCAGTCACCATTGTCCTCCGAGAAAGCCAGCGTTGCTGCCCACCGAGACGTCATATGATGAAAAATCGACAACTATGAGCAATAGAAAGAGAGAATAGAGGTTGATCGAGAAATCAAAATAGTGTTCTGGCCTCTGGGAGTTTTGAGTAGTACGTGAAAATGCCAACAACATTATATGATATCGACAGAGGAAATGAGCGAATCTCATGAGATTTTAAGTCCCAAAACAGCATCTACAGTCTGAATGCAATTTAGACATAATAGAGATAAGGAACGCGGCGCTTGGCTATGATCAGGCAGCTCTCGGCTTGAATTGAACAGCCTGATATCAATGAAAGGTTGACTCTCTAACAAAGAAAGAATTCCTCAGCAGAATACGTAGTAGATATAAGCTAGGAAATTATATATTAGAAAGCAACCACAAGAGGTCGATCGAAGAGCATGCAAATGAAGCAATATTTGATATAAGCTGCAGAGAAAGGAAACATGCACGTCTATATTACTAACACTTGTAAACGGTGAGAGATAGCGATTCCTCTGTCCTCCATTCCTCGGCTTTATGCCTTTCGAGGGTGCGGAGGTGCCTCAGTCTCACCCTTCCTTCTTTAGCTTCCCAACTTGATGGAATATTGGGAATCGAAGTGCGAGGCATTTCAAGTTTACAAGCAATGCATTTCAATCCCGATAGGAAAGAGGAGAGACCGTCACAATTTTTGTCTTTGCCGTCTCTAACCGGCCTCTGCGTACCTTAATGCATTTCGTCTGATTATGTCTTTGTTTTCTATACTGTTGTCTTTCTGTTTTTCTATTTAGGGGTATTTATCATCTTAGAAGCCAAGGATGAGCAGTTTCTTAAACTATTACCAACAAAATTATTCACGAAATGTAAATAATACGATGTAAACATGTACCCTACATCTAAACAAGTGTTTGTTTACAATATTGTAGTTTTCCTACGGTCAGTCGGTCACTAATTGACCAAGAGAGTCTGCCCACATTTGCCAAAGAAGATCTGCCCACATTTGCCAAAGGAGGAATTGCCCTGTAATTGGTATCTGCTGTTTCTCAGATTAGCAAAGGAGGGACTACCCTGTATCTGTACTTTCTGTTTTAAATTCCTACTGGGATGATGGGATCACCACCATCCTCCACACTGGACCAGAAATTGTTTGTAATATTGATACTGAGACCCTCATAACTGAATAATATTCAAAGTGTATATATCCTGCACAATTCCTAATTTAATGTATATGCTTAATAAGTTTATATAGTCATTACAAAACATAACAAACGGCATGTATTCTCCAAATCGAATGACTGAATTCGTTGCAGTAATTTTACGTGGTAACAGTAGAAATAGAAATTACAGTTTTACACTTGGTAGCTTCTTGCTATGTTCCTTGCGTTTCCTGCTCTGTCGAATTGCAACTCCTCTTGATCAAATCCTTCAATTTCTCATAAGCGCAACTAAGACCGGTAACTGCACTACTTCCCATCAGGCGGGCTTTCATTGCTATCAGCTTCACTACTTGGAATTCACTCAAGGTTACAACAAGAGATGCACATAGTTTTTTTAAGGTCTGGTATGACTTGATCGCAAGGGTAACGAAACAGATGATCCAGAAGAAGAGTGTGAGCCATCCGAAAGGCGGAAACGGGATGAGCAGCTCTAAAACAGAAGCAAGAGTTCCGAGCAAGATGCTTATCCTATTCATCAACTCTCCGAAGTCTGTGTTGTTGTGATCGGTTTGGAGTATCATGACACCAAATGATCCACAGTAGGAGGATATGTCAATAATAAATAGCCTCATCAGTATGGTACTTCTGTGGTCCAGCACAAATGGAGATGCATTTGTGAACTTCAGTTGGAGGCAAAGGCCTAAAATGGTGATGAGAGAGAAAATGCATTTGTGCAATGCCATTACAGAATTTCTCCAATTTGGAAACTCCTCCATTCCACTACTGCTATAATGATCATGAGAGTATTAATTGAAGTGGAATTTCACTGAAATTTTATGTATATTATGCTGGTCTACCAAGCTGTATATCGTTAATCTTGCTATGAAGCAATATAAAGATTCAGAAGAGGTCCCCTGTTCTATTTTACTCTAGATAAATCTTTGGGTTTCCTTAGCTAACAATTAACTTTGTTCCCCTTGAATTTTGGGGTTTCAAGAAGAGCATATATATAGACTCACAGTTAAGAACAACTATGCATGGCTACTAAcaaagagaacaaagagaactAGTGCCATGTGCCAGAGTGACTAGAAACAAGGTAAGTATTTTCCTTAATCACAATATGAATGTATACAACATCAAACTAACTTATATATAAGCTAACTACAAGTGCTTCCTTGATTTCCTCCATGAATCACTCCCGTGATTTATGGAGTTAATGGAGTTAATCATGCTGCACTAACACGCACTAAACGCACTCACTAACACTCACTAACACGcactaacactccccctcaagttggcgcatatacatcaaccatgcccaacttgctaagtgcgTCATAAAAAgcctttttagacactcattttgtgagcatatcggcaagttgctcttctgtaggaacaaaaggaaaactaatgatcttcgcgtctagcttctcctttataaagtgacgatcaacctccacatgttttgtacgatcatgttgcaccggattatgtgaaatatcaatggcTGCCTTGTTATCACAGTATAGCTGCATAGCATACTCatgcttaatacccaaatcttgtagcaaatttttaagccataataattcacacactccctgagccatacctctgtattctgcttcagcactagatcgagctaccactttttgttttttactcttccatgtaacaagattacccccaacaaaggtaaagtaccctgatgtggat contains:
- the LOC126799643 gene encoding LOW QUALITY PROTEIN: probable mitochondrial saccharopine dehydrogenase-like oxidoreductase At5g39410 (The sequence of the model RefSeq protein was modified relative to this genomic sequence to represent the inferred CDS: inserted 1 base in 1 codon), producing MSDLPNPPYDLIILGASGFTGKYVVKEALKFLILNTPSSPLKSLALAGRNPTKLSHTLNWXRRLCSQTRLVLNCVGPFRLYGEPVVAACVETGCDYLDICGVPEFMERMEASYFDKAAEKGSLVISACGFDSVPAEFGLMFNSRQWVGAAVPNRVEAHLSLESDKRIAGNFGTFESAVLGVANADKLMQLRRSRPKKPRPQ